A region of Planktomarina temperata RCA23 DNA encodes the following proteins:
- a CDS encoding winged helix-turn-helix transcriptional regulator encodes MKKREEIEKKLGLNLCPIRTVLAQIGDKWSLLVILQLRAGGQRFSQLQRAIPDISQRMLTQTLRKLERDGLVSRKVTPSTPPRVDYAITALGQSLFEPIGAMAQWAIDKQPDILKARDQFDRQH; translated from the coding sequence TTGAAAAAGAGAGAAGAAATTGAGAAAAAACTGGGGCTTAATCTTTGCCCCATTCGTACGGTCCTGGCGCAAATTGGGGATAAATGGAGCCTATTGGTGATATTGCAACTCCGCGCAGGCGGGCAGCGATTTTCGCAATTACAGCGCGCCATTCCCGATATTTCGCAAAGAATGCTCACGCAAACCCTACGCAAATTGGAGCGGGACGGGCTTGTCAGTCGAAAAGTCACCCCCAGCACGCCACCGCGGGTGGATTATGCCATCACCGCACTGGGCCAGTCGCTGTTTGAACCCATTGGGGCAATGGCGCAATGGGCGATTGATAAACAGCCAGACATTCTAAAGGCCCGCGATCAGTTTGATCGCCAACATTGA
- a CDS encoding SDR family NAD(P)-dependent oxidoreductase, with protein sequence MRHAFITGSAGFIGFYLAELLLQEGWSVTGLDGLTDYYDVRLKHRRLQMLGQHKNFHSITAMLEDENAVMNSVAQAKPGVIVHLAAQAGVRYSLENPRAYIESNVLGTFNVMEAARVHGVTHLMMASTSSVYGANTRMPFHENDKADTPLTIYAASKKANEAMAHSYAHLWDIPTTMFRFFTVYGAWGRPDLALYKFVDAMLEGRPIDIYNNGDTYRDFTHVKDLVRGIRLLMDVPPVRPTCASDIMEGDSLSPVAPHRVVNIGNSDKVRLMDFIDAIEQSLGVKAIRNYMPMQPGDVPATWADTSLLQKLTNYRPQTDFRAGVDQFVTWFKSYKAELEAEDLHGLESQA encoded by the coding sequence ATGCGCCACGCATTTATCACTGGTTCTGCTGGTTTCATTGGATTTTATCTGGCGGAATTGCTGTTGCAAGAGGGTTGGAGTGTCACAGGGTTAGACGGTCTAACGGACTATTATGATGTGCGGCTCAAGCATCGGCGGCTGCAAATGCTTGGCCAACACAAAAATTTTCATTCCATCACTGCAATGCTGGAAGATGAGAATGCGGTCATGAATTCCGTTGCGCAGGCAAAACCGGGTGTCATTGTGCATCTCGCGGCGCAAGCGGGTGTGAGATACAGCCTGGAAAACCCGCGGGCCTATATTGAAAGCAATGTGCTTGGCACCTTCAACGTGATGGAAGCGGCCCGGGTGCATGGGGTGACGCATTTGATGATGGCGTCGACCTCTTCGGTATATGGCGCCAATACGCGGATGCCTTTTCACGAAAATGATAAGGCTGACACGCCCTTGACCATCTATGCCGCTTCGAAAAAAGCCAATGAAGCAATGGCTCATTCCTATGCGCATTTGTGGGATATCCCGACAACGATGTTTCGCTTCTTTACGGTCTACGGTGCTTGGGGGCGTCCTGATCTGGCGCTTTATAAGTTTGTTGATGCCATGCTCGAAGGGCGGCCTATCGACATTTACAACAATGGCGACACGTATCGTGACTTCACCCATGTAAAGGATTTGGTGCGCGGTATTCGTTTATTGATGGATGTGCCGCCGGTGCGTCCCACCTGTGCATCCGATATTATGGAGGGAGACAGCCTCTCTCCCGTTGCGCCGCATCGTGTGGTCAATATTGGTAATTCTGACAAGGTGCGGTTGATGGATTTTATTGATGCCATTGAGCAATCTTTGGGCGTCAAGGCCATTCGCAACTATATGCCGATGCAGCCTGGAGATGTGCCGGCCACATGGGCCGACACGTCACTTTTGCAAAAACTCACCAACTATCGCCCACAAACAGATTTTCGCGCGGGCGTCGATCAGTTCGTAACTTGGTTTAAGTCTTATAAAGCAGAGCTGGAGGCCGAAGACTTACACGGCCTTGAGTCGCAGGCTTGA
- a CDS encoding DUF2793 domain-containing protein has protein sequence MSTVSPNLSLPYIQQNQSQKHVTHNEGMRLLDGVVQLSVLSRAQTAPPANPVAGDRYILPSGATGAWAGFDDSLAHWEENAWRIIPPNEGWVAWDQNGLALLVFSQGQWTEATAADVERLDKLGLNTSADLTNRLAVSSDATLLTHDTTGGHQLKINKDQPGDTGSLLFQTGWSGRAEMGLAGSDNFEIKVSPDGSNFHQALTVDRATGAVTLPNTTLSQAEFGTSPIVTVDYTNSKTGNLVSNGNGALGNSYNMPSALSYDASDTPGLPGSFLFTGYHGLDLTTSEFIAVDAQKTYRLESYIKQATGDRHAQVMGIMAFDADFQQITSACHMRYASGGVDSLTTLSAPLAPGDTTVSVTNASGWNDADSSSDKCGLIFFTYRTQGGNAQDFYSRHFRTGLFSPAQVDRTNHSITLLAPLAQSDGNPDDPSGIWPAGTPLANTDSGWNLKPALLDQTVLPTAGYWYHACNHIGGVDTSGRNEVKNFPPSTAFVKILMLPNFSNRPGGYSGFADSGAAHGLHLSGISMAPEPYAAMQATASGGVDIKVPDPDFTTGSLSLITSSLRLKAV, from the coding sequence ATGTCCACTGTCTCGCCCAATCTCTCCCTGCCCTATATTCAACAAAACCAATCGCAAAAACATGTCACCCATAATGAGGGTATGCGCCTGCTGGATGGTGTGGTTCAACTCAGTGTTCTCAGCCGGGCCCAAACTGCGCCCCCCGCAAACCCTGTTGCCGGAGATCGCTATATTCTGCCCAGCGGCGCGACCGGCGCTTGGGCCGGGTTTGACGATTCGCTGGCCCATTGGGAAGAAAATGCCTGGCGGATTATCCCGCCAAATGAGGGTTGGGTGGCATGGGATCAAAACGGGCTGGCCTTGCTGGTATTTTCCCAGGGTCAGTGGACCGAAGCCACCGCTGCGGATGTCGAGCGCTTGGACAAGCTTGGACTCAACACATCCGCCGATTTGACAAACCGATTGGCGGTTTCCTCCGACGCAACATTGCTGACCCACGACACAACCGGCGGGCATCAACTGAAAATCAACAAGGATCAGCCCGGGGACACCGGCAGCCTGTTGTTTCAAACTGGCTGGTCGGGTCGCGCCGAAATGGGCCTCGCCGGGTCAGATAACTTCGAAATCAAAGTCAGCCCTGATGGCAGCAATTTTCATCAAGCCCTGACCGTTGACCGGGCAACGGGTGCAGTCACCCTGCCCAATACAACCCTTTCTCAGGCGGAGTTTGGAACAAGCCCGATTGTCACGGTCGATTATACCAATTCGAAAACGGGCAATTTGGTCAGCAATGGCAATGGCGCTTTGGGCAATTCCTATAATATGCCCAGCGCTCTAAGCTATGATGCCAGCGACACCCCAGGCTTGCCTGGCAGCTTTCTGTTCACAGGATACCATGGTTTAGATCTTACAACATCGGAATTTATCGCAGTGGACGCGCAGAAAACCTACCGCTTGGAGAGCTATATCAAACAAGCCACGGGCGATCGCCACGCCCAGGTTATGGGTATAATGGCCTTTGATGCCGATTTTCAACAGATCACCTCCGCCTGTCACATGCGCTATGCATCAGGTGGTGTCGACAGTTTGACCACTCTATCAGCGCCTTTGGCTCCGGGGGACACCACTGTATCGGTGACCAATGCGTCGGGGTGGAACGATGCAGACAGCTCTTCGGACAAATGCGGTTTGATCTTTTTCACCTATCGCACCCAGGGCGGCAACGCCCAAGACTTTTACAGCAGGCATTTTAGAACGGGTCTTTTCTCGCCGGCACAGGTGGATAGAACCAACCACAGCATTACACTCTTGGCGCCTTTGGCACAGTCCGATGGCAACCCCGATGATCCCAGTGGTATTTGGCCAGCCGGCACGCCTTTGGCCAATACGGACAGCGGTTGGAATCTCAAACCGGCTCTTTTAGATCAAACCGTTCTACCAACCGCGGGTTACTGGTACCACGCCTGCAACCATATCGGCGGGGTAGACACCTCCGGCCGCAATGAGGTGAAAAATTTCCCACCCAGCACGGCCTTTGTCAAAATTCTTATGCTGCCAAATTTCAGCAACCGCCCGGGGGGCTATAGCGGATTTGCCGATTCTGGCGCGGCCCATGGGCTGCATCTGTCTGGCATTTCAATGGCGCCCGAGCCCTATGCTGCCATGCAGGCTACGGCCTCTGGCGGCGTGGATATAAAGGTCCCAGACCCAGATTTCACCACTGGATCTCTCTCTCTGATCACCTCAAGCCTGCGACTCAAGGCCGTGTAA